A single region of the Streptomyces sp. NBC_00425 genome encodes:
- a CDS encoding acyclic terpene utilization AtuA family protein, with amino-acid sequence MSVLRVGNASGFYGDRFDALREMLTGGELDVVTGDYLAELTMLILGRDRLKDPAAGYARTFLRQLEECLGLAHERGVRIVANAGGLNPAGLADAVRASADRLGIPVRVAHVEGDDLGPAFPGSLTAHAYLGGFGIAACLREGADVVVTGRVTDAALVTGPAAARFGWGPREYDRLAGAVVAGHVLECGTQATGGNYAFFADGGAGRDLRRPGFPLAEIHEDGSCVITKHPGTGGFVDVGTVTAQLLYETGGARYAGPDVTARLDTVRLTQDGPDRVRIDGVRGEAPPPALKVGRTRLGGFRNEVVFVLTGLDIEAKAALVREQMTDALAESPPADVRWELVRTDRPDADTEETAGALLRLVARDPEEGVVGRALSGAAVELALASYPGFHLLAPPGKGSPYGVFEASSVPQGDVEHVAVLHDGRRLTVPAPPADGTRPLEAAPEPDLPEPLSPGPVRRAPLGLVAGARSGDKGGDANVGVWARTDDAWRWLAHELTTDRLRELLPECRTLTVTRHALPRLRALNFVVEGLLGAGVADRHRFDPQAKALGEWLRSRCLDIPEALL; translated from the coding sequence GTGAGCGTGCTGCGCGTGGGCAACGCCTCCGGCTTCTACGGCGACCGCTTCGACGCCCTCCGCGAGATGCTCACCGGCGGCGAGCTGGACGTCGTCACCGGCGACTACCTGGCCGAGCTGACCATGCTGATCCTGGGCCGCGACCGGCTGAAGGATCCCGCCGCCGGTTACGCCCGCACCTTCCTGCGGCAGCTCGAGGAGTGCCTCGGCCTCGCCCACGAGCGCGGGGTGCGGATCGTCGCCAACGCCGGCGGCCTCAACCCGGCCGGGCTCGCCGACGCCGTGCGGGCGTCGGCGGACCGGCTCGGCATCCCGGTGCGCGTCGCGCACGTCGAGGGCGACGACCTCGGCCCCGCGTTCCCCGGCAGCCTCACCGCCCACGCCTACCTCGGCGGCTTCGGCATCGCCGCCTGTCTGCGCGAGGGCGCGGACGTCGTGGTCACCGGGCGGGTCACCGACGCGGCCCTGGTCACCGGCCCCGCCGCCGCCCGTTTCGGCTGGGGGCCGCGGGAGTACGACCGCCTCGCGGGCGCGGTCGTCGCCGGTCACGTCCTGGAGTGCGGGACACAGGCGACGGGCGGCAACTACGCGTTCTTCGCCGACGGCGGCGCCGGCCGTGACCTGCGGCGGCCCGGCTTCCCGCTCGCCGAGATCCACGAGGACGGCAGCTGCGTCATCACCAAGCACCCCGGCACGGGCGGTTTCGTCGACGTCGGCACGGTGACCGCCCAGCTGCTGTACGAGACGGGCGGCGCCCGGTACGCCGGCCCCGACGTCACCGCCCGGCTGGACACCGTGCGGCTCACCCAGGACGGCCCGGACCGGGTCCGGATCGACGGCGTGCGCGGCGAGGCCCCGCCACCCGCCCTCAAGGTCGGCCGCACCCGCCTCGGCGGCTTCCGCAACGAGGTCGTCTTCGTGCTCACCGGCCTCGACATCGAGGCCAAGGCGGCACTGGTGCGCGAGCAGATGACCGACGCGCTCGCCGAGTCGCCCCCAGCGGACGTCCGCTGGGAACTCGTCCGCACCGACCGACCCGACGCCGACACCGAGGAGACCGCCGGCGCGCTGCTGCGACTCGTCGCGCGCGACCCCGAAGAGGGCGTCGTCGGGCGGGCGTTGAGCGGGGCCGCCGTCGAGCTGGCGCTGGCCAGCTACCCCGGCTTCCATCTCCTCGCGCCCCCCGGCAAGGGCTCCCCGTACGGCGTGTTCGAGGCCTCGTCCGTCCCGCAGGGGGACGTCGAGCACGTCGCCGTCCTGCACGACGGCCGCCGCCTGACCGTCCCCGCGCCGCCGGCCGACGGCACCCGCCCGCTCGAGGCGGCGCCGGAACCCGACCTGCCCGAACCGCTGTCGCCCGGCCCCGTGCGGCGCGCACCCCTCGGGCTGGTCGCGGGCGCCCGCAGCGGCGACAAGGGCGGCGACGCCAACGTCGGCGTCTGGGCGCGGACGGACGACGCCTGGCGCTGGCTCGCCCACGAGCTGACGACCGACCGGCTGCGCGAACTCCTCCCCGAGTGCCGCACCCTGACCGTCACCCGGCACGCCCTGCCCCGGCTGCGCGCCCTGAACTTCGTCGTCGAGGGCCTGCTCGGCGCCGGCGTGGCCGACCGGCACCGCTTCGACCCACAGGCCAAGGCGCTCGGCGAATGGCTGCGCTCCCGCTGTCTGGACATCCCGGAGGCCCTCCTTTGA
- a CDS encoding TIGR03084 family metal-binding protein, producing the protein MADPIPVLDDLRAESDELDRLVAGLGAAQWALPTPAPGWTVAHQIAHLAWTDRSSVLAVTDRDAFAREVEKALAAPGDFVDNGAEEGAAQPPGQLLADWRTGRDALQEALRAAPAGARFPWYGPPMAAASMATARLMETWAHGLDVADALGAEPVPTDRLRHIVRLGVRTRDFAFGVHGLPTPFEEFRVELRSPSGQSWTYGPEDAADRVTGSAYDFCLLVTQRAHRADLGLRAEGPDADRWLDVAQAFAGPPGSGRPPKGTAS; encoded by the coding sequence ATGGCCGACCCCATCCCCGTGCTCGACGACCTCCGTGCCGAAAGCGACGAACTCGACCGGCTGGTGGCCGGGTTGGGAGCGGCGCAGTGGGCGCTGCCGACGCCCGCGCCCGGCTGGACCGTCGCGCACCAGATCGCGCATCTCGCCTGGACCGACCGTTCCTCCGTGCTGGCCGTGACCGACCGGGACGCCTTCGCCCGTGAGGTCGAGAAGGCGCTGGCCGCGCCCGGCGACTTCGTGGACAACGGCGCCGAGGAGGGGGCCGCGCAGCCGCCCGGGCAGCTCCTCGCGGACTGGCGGACCGGGCGCGACGCCTTGCAGGAGGCGTTGCGCGCCGCCCCGGCGGGTGCGCGCTTCCCCTGGTACGGGCCGCCGATGGCCGCCGCCTCGATGGCCACCGCGCGACTCATGGAGACCTGGGCCCACGGCCTGGACGTGGCGGACGCGTTGGGGGCGGAGCCCGTGCCGACCGACCGGCTCCGGCACATCGTGCGCCTCGGCGTCCGCACCCGTGACTTCGCGTTCGGCGTGCACGGCCTGCCCACGCCCTTCGAGGAGTTCCGTGTGGAACTGCGGAGCCCCTCGGGGCAGTCGTGGACGTACGGTCCCGAGGACGCCGCCGACCGGGTCACCGGCTCCGCCTACGACTTCTGCCTCCTGGTGACCCAGCGCGCCCACCGCGCCGACCTCGGTCTGCGCGCCGAGGGCCCCGACGCCGACCGCTGGCTGGACGTCGCCCAGGCCTTCGCGGGCCCGCCCGGCAGCGGCCGTCCGCCGAAGGGGACGGCGTCGTGA
- a CDS encoding EamA family transporter has protein sequence MTTPDTAAATPVPAASPLTPGAPAAGPGRFGSLGPVGLVLAGGISVQFGGALAVTLMPRAGALGVVALRLLVAAVVLLVVCRPRLRGHSRADWGTVVVFGVTMAAMNGLFYQALDRIPLGPAVTLEVLGPLALSVVASRRALNLVWAALALVGVFLLSGGGGGAGFGALDPAGVAFALGAGAMWAAYIVFSARTGRRFPQADGLALAMAVGALLFLPLGLVESGAKLADPVTLGLGAAVALLSSVLPYTLELLALRRLPASTFAILMSLEPAIAATAGFLILDQALTTVQAAAIALVVAASMGAVRTQVGRGKAAVPEA, from the coding sequence GTGACCACCCCCGACACAGCCGCCGCCACCCCCGTCCCTGCCGCCTCACCGCTGACTCCCGGCGCTCCCGCGGCCGGCCCGGGCCGGTTCGGCTCCCTCGGTCCCGTCGGCCTGGTGCTCGCCGGCGGGATCTCGGTGCAGTTCGGCGGCGCGCTCGCGGTGACCCTGATGCCGAGGGCGGGCGCCCTGGGTGTGGTGGCGCTGCGGCTGCTGGTGGCCGCCGTGGTGCTGCTGGTCGTCTGCCGGCCGCGGCTGCGCGGCCACTCGCGCGCCGACTGGGGCACGGTCGTCGTCTTCGGCGTCACGATGGCCGCGATGAACGGCCTGTTCTACCAGGCGCTGGACCGCATCCCGCTGGGCCCGGCGGTGACGCTGGAGGTCCTCGGCCCGCTGGCCCTCTCGGTCGTCGCCTCGCGTCGCGCGCTGAACCTGGTGTGGGCCGCGCTGGCCCTCGTGGGCGTGTTCCTGCTCAGCGGCGGTGGGGGCGGCGCAGGCTTCGGGGCGCTCGACCCGGCGGGCGTCGCGTTCGCGCTGGGCGCCGGCGCGATGTGGGCGGCGTACATCGTCTTCAGCGCCCGCACCGGCCGACGGTTCCCGCAGGCGGACGGGCTCGCCCTCGCGATGGCGGTGGGCGCGCTGCTCTTCCTCCCGCTGGGCCTCGTGGAGTCGGGCGCGAAGCTCGCCGACCCGGTGACGCTGGGCCTGGGCGCGGCGGTGGCCCTGCTGTCCTCGGTCCTGCCCTACACCCTCGAACTGCTCGCCCTGCGCCGTCTGCCCGCGTCCACCTTCGCGATCCTGATGAGCCTGGAGCCGGCCATCGCCGCCACCGCGGGCTTCCTCATCCTCGACCAGGCCCTGACCACGGTCCAGGCGGCTGCGATCGCCCTGGTCGTGGCAGCAAGCATGGGCGCGGTACGGACCCAGGTCGGGCGGGGCAAGGCGGCTGTCCCGGAGGCGTGA
- a CDS encoding lipid II:glycine glycyltransferase FemX, producing the protein MSLCVRSISRDEHLAFVAGRPSVSHLQIPSWGDVKPDWRAESLGWTDGTGALVGAGLVLLRPLPRLRRYLAYLPEGPVVDWHAPDLAERWLAPMLAHLRERGAFSVRMGPPVVVRRWSADAVKAAVADPDLHRLGDVEPTSYEQGAQDIADRLRRAGWRQAERGGEDGFAAGQPRHVFQVPFAGRSLDDVHSGLNQQWRRNIKKAENAGVKVVRGGAEDLPVFYGLYTETAERDRFVPRPLSYFQRMWSALNAERPDRMRLYLAHHDGEVLAAATMLTVGEHVWYSYGASTGRRREVQPNNAMQWRMMTDAYEQGAAVYDLRGITDTLDESDHLLGLLRFKAGTGGQAVEYLGEWDFPLNKLLHRALHLYLGRR; encoded by the coding sequence ATGAGTCTGTGTGTCCGGTCCATCAGCCGTGACGAGCACCTGGCGTTCGTCGCGGGACGTCCCTCCGTCAGTCACCTGCAGATCCCCTCGTGGGGCGATGTGAAGCCGGACTGGCGGGCCGAGAGCCTGGGGTGGACCGACGGGACGGGTGCGCTCGTGGGGGCCGGACTGGTGCTGCTGCGGCCGCTGCCGAGGCTGCGCAGGTATCTGGCGTACCTGCCCGAGGGGCCGGTCGTCGACTGGCACGCGCCGGATCTCGCCGAGCGCTGGCTGGCGCCGATGCTCGCGCACCTGAGGGAGCGGGGGGCGTTCTCGGTGAGGATGGGTCCGCCCGTCGTCGTACGGCGCTGGAGCGCCGACGCCGTCAAGGCGGCCGTCGCCGACCCCGACCTCCACCGGCTGGGGGACGTCGAGCCGACCTCGTACGAGCAGGGCGCCCAGGACATCGCCGATCGGCTGCGCCGGGCCGGCTGGCGGCAGGCCGAGCGGGGCGGCGAGGACGGTTTCGCGGCCGGCCAGCCGCGCCACGTCTTCCAGGTGCCGTTCGCGGGGCGGTCGCTGGACGACGTCCACAGCGGTCTGAACCAGCAGTGGCGGCGCAACATCAAGAAGGCGGAGAACGCGGGCGTGAAGGTGGTCCGGGGCGGGGCCGAGGACCTGCCGGTGTTCTACGGGCTGTACACCGAGACCGCCGAACGCGACCGCTTCGTGCCGCGCCCGCTGTCCTACTTCCAGCGGATGTGGAGCGCGCTGAACGCCGAGCGGCCCGACCGCATGCGCCTCTATCTCGCGCACCACGACGGGGAGGTCCTCGCCGCGGCCACCATGCTGACCGTCGGCGAGCACGTCTGGTACTCCTACGGCGCCTCCACCGGCCGCAGACGCGAGGTCCAGCCCAACAACGCCATGCAGTGGCGCATGATGACGGACGCGTACGAGCAGGGTGCGGCCGTCTACGACCTGCGGGGGATCACCGACACGCTGGACGAGTCCGACCACCTGCTCGGCCTGCTCCGCTTCAAGGCGGGCACGGGCGGCCAGGCGGTCGAGTACCTGGGCGAGTGGGACTTCCCCCTCAACAAGCTGCTGCACAGAGCCCTGCACCTGTACCTGGGCCGCCGATAG